A genomic segment from Thermodesulfobacteriota bacterium encodes:
- a CDS encoding PAS domain S-box protein, with protein MTFVSATDCVMLLAAAAALISLAAGWKRIKGPDVRMLLAVLLLITLFYACCLWVEWKGITATLDRYEDYAGALLPMAWAFVFYAFIQREMVRDLRKSEENLRVTLYSIGDAVITTDTRGRITRMNPVAEQLTGWFFDDAGNRPVTDVFRIINSRTRDPVTDPVTKVLMSGAIVGLANHTALITLDGRERQIADSGAPIKDRTGRILGVVLVFRDVTESYRLQEALLENEQRYRSFVERFRGIAYRGRMDFSVEFFHGAVEEITGYTEGDFVSGGMRWDALIHPDDLKNMFTVEESRLHAIPGFAYDREYRIYRKDGRIRWVYDSIQNICDEAGTPVGLQGTIIDITDRKQAEEELARARDELARYAAGLERSNRELEDFAYIASHDLKEPLRGIHNYSSFLLEDYADRLDEAGKDKLLVLMRLTRRLESLLDDLLLYSRVSQIELATQRTDTGELVRGVLETMVPLLEGHQVEVTVADDMPAVMCDRARVGEVFRNLISNALKYNDNRVKQVEIGWARDEHPGFVTFYVRDNGIGIPDKHREKVFTIFKRLHGRDQYGGGTGSGLTLARRIVERHGGAMGVTSEYGQGSRFWFTLPAGEINDCCVAPSADR; from the coding sequence ATGACGTTTGTCTCCGCCACCGATTGCGTCATGCTGCTGGCAGCGGCTGCCGCCCTCATATCCCTGGCGGCCGGGTGGAAGCGGATCAAGGGTCCGGACGTCAGGATGCTGCTCGCCGTCCTTCTGCTGATAACCCTGTTCTACGCTTGCTGCCTCTGGGTGGAGTGGAAAGGGATAACGGCGACCCTTGACAGATATGAGGATTACGCGGGTGCTCTCCTGCCCATGGCCTGGGCGTTTGTTTTTTATGCCTTCATTCAGCGGGAGATGGTGCGGGATCTGCGGAAAAGCGAAGAAAACCTGCGGGTCACCCTCTACTCCATCGGAGACGCCGTCATCACCACCGATACCCGCGGACGCATTACCCGCATGAATCCGGTGGCGGAGCAGCTGACCGGCTGGTTTTTTGACGATGCCGGCAACCGGCCCGTGACCGACGTGTTCCGGATCATCAATTCCCGCACCCGGGACCCGGTGACCGACCCTGTCACCAAAGTGCTGATGTCGGGCGCTATCGTGGGACTGGCCAATCATACCGCCCTGATCACGCTGGACGGCCGGGAACGGCAGATCGCTGATTCGGGCGCGCCGATCAAGGACCGGACCGGCCGGATCCTGGGGGTGGTGCTGGTGTTCCGGGACGTGACCGAAAGTTACCGCCTGCAGGAGGCGCTGCTGGAGAATGAACAGCGATATCGTTCTTTTGTGGAACGGTTCCGGGGAATCGCTTACCGGGGCCGCATGGATTTTTCGGTGGAGTTTTTTCATGGCGCCGTGGAGGAGATCACGGGCTACACGGAGGGTGATTTTGTTTCCGGGGGAATGCGCTGGGACGCCCTGATTCATCCGGACGATTTGAAGAATATGTTTACGGTCGAAGAGTCCCGGCTGCATGCCATCCCCGGATTCGCCTATGATCGGGAATACCGCATTTACCGGAAGGACGGGCGGATCCGCTGGGTTTATGACAGCATTCAGAACATCTGCGATGAGGCGGGAACGCCGGTCGGCCTGCAAGGCACGATCATTGATATCACCGACCGCAAACAGGCCGAGGAGGAACTGGCCCGCGCCAGGGACGAGCTGGCCAGGTACGCGGCCGGCCTGGAGCGCAGCAACCGGGAGCTGGAGGATTTCGCCTACATCGCTTCCCACGATCTCAAGGAACCCCTGCGCGGTATTCACAACTATTCTTCCTTTCTGTTGGAAGACTACGCCGACCGGCTGGACGAGGCGGGCAAGGACAAGCTTCTCGTCCTCATGCGGCTGACGCGCCGGCTGGAATCCCTGCTGGATGACCTGCTGCTCTATTCCCGGGTCAGCCAGATCGAACTGGCCACGCAGCGGACCGATACCGGTGAACTGGTCCGGGGGGTGCTGGAGACCATGGTACCCCTTCTGGAGGGGCACCAGGTGGAAGTTACCGTTGCTGATGACATGCCGGCGGTTATGTGTGACCGGGCGCGGGTGGGGGAAGTGTTTCGCAACCTGATATCCAATGCCTTAAAATATAATGACAACCGCGTTAAACAGGTGGAGATCGGCTGGGCCCGGGATGAGCATCCCGGTTTTGTGACGTTTTATGTCCGGGACAACGGCATCGGGATTCCGGACAAGCACCGGGAAAAGGTGTTTACGATATTCAAGCGGCTGCATGGCCGGGATCAGTATGGCGGCGGCACCGGGTCGGGCCTGACCCTGGCCCGCCGTATTGTTGAACGCCATGGCGGCGCCATGGGGGTTACCTCTGAATACGGGCAGGGCAGTAGATTCTGGTTTACGCTGCCGGCGGGAGAAATAAATGACTGCTGTGTCGCCCCATCTGCTGATCGTTGA
- a CDS encoding response regulator encodes MTAVSPHLLIVEDSPEDYEATVRVLRRSGLRNAIYRCTDGEDALDFLYRRGRYTDAASSPRPGIILLDLNLPGTDGREVLEAVKGDKRLRRIPVVVLTTSGDDRDVRMCYDRGANSYIQKPVDLEGFVRAVTMVKDYWFEITVLPKGDRE; translated from the coding sequence ATGACTGCTGTGTCGCCCCATCTGCTGATCGTTGAAGACAGCCCCGAAGATTATGAGGCCACGGTGCGGGTGCTGCGCCGGTCCGGCTTGAGAAACGCCATTTACCGCTGCACCGACGGTGAGGACGCCCTGGATTTTCTTTACCGTCGGGGCCGGTACACGGATGCCGCTTCGTCGCCCCGGCCGGGCATTATCCTGCTGGATTTGAATCTGCCGGGAACGGACGGACGGGAGGTGCTGGAAGCGGTCAAGGGGGACAAACGCCTGCGCCGGATTCCGGTGGTGGTACTGACCACTTCCGGGGATGACCGGGACGTACGCATGTGCTATGACCGGGGCGCCAACAGTTACATCCAGAAGCCCGTGGACCTGGAGGGATTTGTCCGGGCCGTTACCATGGTGAAGGACTACTGGTTTGAGATAACCGTTTTGCCGAAAGGAGACAGGGAATGA
- a CDS encoding response regulator, protein MNSPIPAGSSVRVLVVDDAKEDRDACRRFLGKCMVYDYVLEEAESVTDGLKRYRQRQPDCVLLDYRLPDGDGFDFLEKIAGGSGEVPLPVVMMTGAGNEEIAVRAMKQGAMDYVVKGRVQDEAFCRTVQVAMEKALLIKTIRRQQQEKDQLIRQLQDALDQVKTLKGIVPICACCKKIRDDKGYWQQVETYIQKHSDAEFSHGVCPECLLKYYPQHADKILKDLKEK, encoded by the coding sequence ATGAACAGTCCCATTCCGGCCGGATCATCCGTCCGGGTGCTGGTCGTCGATGACGCCAAGGAAGACCGCGACGCCTGCCGGCGTTTCCTGGGAAAATGCATGGTGTATGACTATGTTCTGGAAGAGGCCGAATCCGTCACCGACGGCCTGAAGCGATATCGTCAGCGGCAGCCGGACTGTGTCCTGCTGGACTACCGCCTGCCGGACGGGGACGGGTTTGATTTTCTGGAGAAGATCGCCGGCGGTTCCGGTGAGGTTCCCCTCCCGGTGGTTATGATGACCGGCGCGGGCAACGAGGAGATCGCCGTCCGGGCCATGAAACAGGGGGCCATGGACTACGTGGTCAAAGGGAGAGTTCAGGACGAGGCCTTCTGCCGTACTGTGCAGGTGGCCATGGAAAAGGCCCTGCTGATAAAAACCATCCGGAGACAGCAGCAGGAAAAGGATCAACTCATCCGCCAGCTTCAGGACGCCCTGGACCAGGTCAAGACCCTCAAGGGCATCGTGCCCATCTGCGCCTGCTGCAAAAAAATCCGCGACGACAAGGGGTACTGGCAGCAGGTGGAAACGTATATCCAGAAGCATTCCGACGCCGAGTTCAGCCACGGCGTCTGCCCGGAGTGCCTGCTCAAATATTATCCGCAACACGCCGACAAGATTTTAAAAGACCTGAAAGAGAAATAA